GTATCGATCCATGGTTGGTGAATGTGTCTGGGACTTGTCCACTGTGGTATGTTTCCGTCTCCTTCACACGCCAAGATACAAGCTAACGATCGCAGTCGCATTGATCTCAACCCTCCccaagaagaacaacagGAGGAAGAGCAAGGCACCGACAGTCACCCTCAAACCCGCGATCCAACACCGGAACGGCAAACCCGTCAACGACGTCTCACCGGCTATTTCTCCAGCACGTTGAACGCGCGTCGCATGCGAGAGGCCACGGTCGAGGAACGACTAGCAGCCCTTCGGACCGTACGGGAAGAAGCCAGGACCAGCGGGGAAGTTGATGACGCCGATGAGCAAAGACAACGGAACCGGCTATCCACCCGCCTGCGCGAGCGCTTCCGGATAAGGACTCGCACGCACGGTGACCCACAGCCCGACCCTCCCCAGTGATGGTTTATGTATATTGCATGATTGCCGGTATATGATTAATGACGAGTTGTATGATTGGTTTTGGCGTTGGTTGGCGTCGCTGGACGAAAATGCTTGTATATATTGTTGGAATACGATTATGACATTCTGAGCTCATCCCATTCTCTATCCTAGGCTACTGACCTCTCGGCTCAATTGGCCTCTGCGACGGCGGGACATCTATCCATGTTGTCCTGATAGTCGAGTACATATCCGCCGCCGTCAACTCGGTACTACAGTTAACTCCCGCATGACCCCCGAAGAGGAAGTTCATAGGGAACCCGACATCAAACGGGATAACCGTCTCAAGTTCTTGGATCTCCAGGCGCCAACTTGATACTGAGCGCCGTCACATTGGCCAACAATGATCAACCCTCCGCTGTCCAGCAAGCGGAAAGACATACGGCGCTTTGTGCAGCAGATATGCCAGACACTACAATACCGTTAGTTCAGCCACAAATGAAACGCGGTACTGCTAGACAAACATACCAACGCATGAAACTCTACCTCCTTTACGCCGCGCCATCCCCTCAATAGCCCCCGACAACCTCACATTCTCTGACAACGGCACCTTCCGCCCCCTCTCCAAATCCCCCATCACCCTCCCTCTCCAAAATCCCGACATCCCCTCTCCCACTTCCCCTGGTACATGCTGAACCCCCTCAACCCGTTTGCCTTTGCGTACTCATTCGCCTTAACCACGATTCACGCGGGTGTATCTGAGATACCAAAGTGCAGCACCTTACCCGCTGTGAAGAGCGCGTTGAGGCCGTGCATTATCTCGGGGACAGAGGTGGTAAAGTCCCAGTAGCAGAGACAGAGCAGGTCGATTTAATCTGTCTGCAGGTTGCGCAGGGATGAGGGGGTTGCCGGTTGTGTTGCCCGGGAGGGGATGTTGGGGGCGTAGGTTGCGGTATATTTTGTCGCCAGCCTATACACTTAGTATGGGTTCGGTTTGTAGGAGAAGAGGGACGGAAGGCTACACGAGTGGATCACGATTCCCGCGGGCTTGCATCCATTCTCCAATGCATTGTTCGGATTCTCCTGCTTGGTAGAAATTCGCCCTGCCAGTTGATATCATCAGTCAATACCCTGTTCTCACCACCCAGGTATTACAACTCACGTATCGATGAAAAAAGATCCATTATGAAATGCCTCATCCTTGGCACAGTCACCCATTTTCTCACGCCACGCGGAACCGAAATTCATCGTGCCCAGACATAATGGCGAGACTCCGACTGCTGCAGTGGGCGACAATGGGCGATGGTAGCCGGGTAGGCTTGGAGGCTGGATCGCCGAGAGGCATTGTCGTTTATGGGTCAGGTCAGGGACGATCAGGTACAGTAGTATTTACTATTTAGGATATTGGCTACCGTTTCTGGACATTATCTACGTTTATATAGGACGACATTCACATTCTCGATGCGCATTGCACATAGCACAGCAGTACATGTCTACGAGTATCTGTACTCTGTAAGTGATGTATGCACGTGCTTTGGACCGTTCTCGACGCGAGGAGACCAAACCCGTCGGAAAAAGTCCGTGGCAAATTGGCAAAAGACCAGTTTCTGTTGGCCAACACAAATGCGGGATTTTATGCGGAGAGAttggagtacggagtagacgTGCGGAGTATAAGGCAGAATATGGAGTCGAGAATTCTCATAGAAATGGCAGAAAATATAGGAGAGGATAGGAATACCGTACGGAGTAATCATAAGATACTACTTGGAAAGGACATGTGAACCGACATCCTCGGTCTTCCTGGTCCCTGACTGGCGCATATAAATACTCTTAATATCGCGATTTCCTGtaacatgccattcacttaCTGTATATAACCTTGTAATCTATTCGATCGGTGAACTTTTTGAGGCAATATTGCCGTCGTGTGACTCCTCACTAACATTCCCCATATATCAGTCACCATGCCATCCTCCACTCCCGCCCTTTCAACTTCAACCTCCTCTACTCCTTCTCAACGTCTCGCCAATCTCTCCTCACACATCATGTCTCCTTCAGCACATTCTCCCGTCTTCTCTTCATCGCTCATCGCTGCTGCTCCCCCTGATCCGCTCTTCGGTCTGGCGCAGGATTTCAAGCGCGATCCGTCCGATAAAAAGATCGACCTCGTTATCGGTGCCTACAGAGACGACGATGCAAAGCCGTGGGTTCTACCTTCTGTGCAGAAGGTACCCTTCTTACCCCCCGGTATCCAGATCTAGATAAGATACTAATGAGAATAGGTCCGCAACGACATCCACGAAAACCCGACCCTCAACGAATACCTCCCCATCAAAGGTCTCGCATCCCTGACTACCGCCGCCGCATCCCTCCTCATGGGCCCCTCCTCCCCAGCAATCACCCAGTCCCGCGTCAGCACCGTGCAAACCATCTCCGGCACCGGCGCCGTCCACCTAGGCGGCCTCTTCCTCTCGCGCTTCcatccctcctccccaaaaCCAGCCATCTACCTCTCCAACCCGACCTGGGCGAACCACCACCAGATCTTCTCGAACGTGGGTCTCTCGCTGGCGCAGTACCCGTATTTCTCGGCCAAGACGAAGGGCTTGGACTTTGGGGGGATGATGGCTGCGTTGAGGGAGGCGCCGGCCGGGTCGATTGTGTTGTTGCATCCGTGTGCGCATAATCCGACGGGTGTTGATCCGACGCAGGAGCAGTGGAAGCAGATTGCGCTGTTGATGCGGGAGAGGAATCACTTCCCGTTCTTTGACTGTGCGTATCAGGGTTTTGCGTCGGGGGATCTTGTGCGTGATTCGTGGGCGATTCGGTACTTTATCGAGCATGGGTTCGAGCTGTGCATTGCGCAGTCGTTTGCGAAGAATTTTGGTCTGTACGGCCAGCGTACTGGTGCTTTCCATTTCGTCTCCGCACCGGGACCTGATGCCGCGAAGGCTACTGAGAACATTGGTTCCCAGCTCGCCGTCCTGCAGCGCTCGGAGATTTCGAACCCGCCTGCGTACGGTGCGCAGATCGCCAGTCGCATCCTGAACGATCCCCAGCTATTTGCCGCGTGGGAGGAGGATCTGCGCACGATGAGCGGTCGTATCGCGGCTATGCGCAGGGGTCTACGCGATCGTCTCGAGGCAAAGGGTACGCCGGGGTCGTGGGAGCATATCACGAACCAGATCGGGATGTTCAGTTTCACCGGTTTGAGCGAGCAGCAGGTGAAACTGTTGCGCGAAAAGTATCACATTTACATGGTAAGCCGTCCTTCCCTTTTCTACTTTTTGCATGGCTCCACTCTTACTTGCATGATCTGCATGACAACCGTACAACTGGCTAATAACTTATCCAACCAGACTAAAAATGGCCGTATCTCCATGGCGGGTCTGAACTCGCATAACCTGGATTACTTTGCCGATTCGGTCGACGCCGTCGTGCGTGAGACCTCATAACCctttttgttgttcttgttctGTTCAGTCTGCATTACTAGGGATAGGGATGACTATGTCTGTACCAGACAGTAATCATAATGATAGTAATCACCACTGCTTATACCCTGATATTGTCCTTGTGCCCGATCAAAAAACTAAATCCCAAATAACCAACCATGTACACAACCCTACCGTCCCCCAAAACACCGCCTGCGCCGTACTCCGCTGCTCAGTCGCACGCTTCAACTCCTTATTACCCTCCCCAATATTCGTCGTCGTATTACTCGCGTCCGTAACCAGCTGGTTGATGTAGTCTTCTTGCGTGGCCAGATGCCCGACGAGGGTTTGTTGGAGGGAGGCGATTTCGAGGAGGGATCTCTCCGCATGTCTGCCACCTTCAGTATCTGTATGTCTAGAGCGTGGGGGGCATAGGGTAGGTAGTGCGGAGAAAGGGAACGGAAACGTACTGCACTTTATCAAGCGTCTCCTCATAATACCGTAACATAGTATCATTCTCCTCCGCGAACAACTGCAGCTGCTCGGGCGATAGT
This region of Aspergillus chevalieri M1 DNA, chromosome 4, nearly complete sequence genomic DNA includes:
- a CDS encoding uncharacterized protein (COG:C;~EggNog:ENOG410PJ9A;~InterPro:IPR023210,IPR036812), with the translated sequence MGDCAKDEAFHNGSFFIDTANFYQAGESEQCIGEWMQARGNRDPLVLATKYTATYAPNIPSRATQPATPSSLRNLQTD
- the AAT2 gene encoding aspartate aminotransferase (COG:E;~EggNog:ENOG410PGES;~InterPro:IPR004839,IPR000796,IPR015424,IPR015421, IPR015422;~PFAM:PF00155;~go_function: GO:0003824 - catalytic activity [Evidence IEA];~go_function: GO:0008483 - transaminase activity [Evidence IEA];~go_function: GO:0030170 - pyridoxal phosphate binding [Evidence IEA];~go_process: GO:0006520 - cellular amino acid metabolic process [Evidence IEA];~go_process: GO:0009058 - biosynthetic process [Evidence IEA]), giving the protein MPSSTPALSTSTSSTPSQRLANLSSHIMSPSAHSPVFSSSLIAAAPPDPLFGLAQDFKRDPSDKKIDLVIGAYRDDDAKPWVLPSVQKVRNDIHENPTLNEYLPIKGLASLTTAAASLLMGPSSPAITQSRVSTVQTISGTGAVHLGGLFLSRFHPSSPKPAIYLSNPTWANHHQIFSNVGLSLAQYPYFSAKTKGLDFGGMMAALREAPAGSIVLLHPCAHNPTGVDPTQEQWKQIALLMRERNHFPFFDCAYQGFASGDLVRDSWAIRYFIEHGFELCIAQSFAKNFGLYGQRTGAFHFVSAPGPDAAKATENIGSQLAVLQRSEISNPPAYGAQIASRILNDPQLFAAWEEDLRTMSGRIAAMRRGLRDRLEAKGTPGSWEHITNQIGMFSFTGLSEQQVKLLREKYHIYMTKNGRISMAGLNSHNLDYFADSVDAVVRETS